Proteins encoded by one window of Xiphophorus couchianus chromosome 13, X_couchianus-1.0, whole genome shotgun sequence:
- the LOC114156661 gene encoding zinc finger protein 37 homolog: MSSLEDLRLKPSVESTKANDVQQLKVIKEEQAHSPKLDQDDQNHPQIKEEQEEAEIFEFQFNTVKSEEDEEKSESTKLHQTLTEENGDFMGPEPDECSESDHEEKSSGSSETDVSDGNWEESGEPQPSLKSGDIFCDIEYKLHTCSDCGKAFSRRERLLRHRKVHTGGRPFSCSFCDATFKRKYTLVQHLRTHTGEKPFSCSICGQSYRHSVGLSRHMRSHTGGKPYTCSFCKATFRWKNTFLEHTRIHTGEKPFSCAVCNATFTWKNSYVEHMRIHTGERPYGCTLCDASFKRKYTLKQHMRTHTVNSMYGGKLRLLL, from the exons ATGTCATCGCTGGAGGACCTGAGATTAAAACCCTCCGTTGAATCAACCAAAGCTAACG ACGTCCAGCAGCTGAAAGTAATCAAAGAGGAGCAGGCCCACAGTCCCAAACTGGACCAGGATGACCAGAACCACCCACAGAttaaagaagagcaggaggaagctgaGATTTTTGAGTTCCAATTTAATACCGTCAAGAGTGAAGAGGATGAAGAGAAATCTGAGTCTACAAAGCTTCATCAAACCCTGACTGAAGAGAATGGAGACTTTAtgggaccagaaccagatgaATGTTCAGAATCAGATCATGAAgaaaaaagttctggttcttcAGAGACGGATGTCAGCGATGGAAACTGGGAGGAGAGCGGTGAACCACAGCCAAGTTTAAAGTCAGGTGATATATTCTGTGACATCGAGTATAAACTACACACTTGTAGTGATTGCGGGAAAGCGTTCAGCCGCAGGGAACGTCTGTTGAGACACAGAAAAGTCCACACAGGAGGGAGACCCTTCAGCTGCTCTTTTTGTGATGCgacttttaaaagaaagtatACTTTAGTGCAACACCTGAGAACCCACACAGGCGAGAAACCATTTAGCTGCTCCATCTGTGGCCAAAGCTACCGACACAGTGTGGGACTGAGCCGCCACATGAGGAGCCACACAGGGGGAAAACCATACACCTGCTCCTTCTGTAAGGCCACCTTCAGATGGAAAAACACTTTCCTGGAGCACACGAGGATCCACACGGGGGAAAAACCCTTCAGTTGTGCCGTCTGTAACGCAACATTCACATGGAAGAATTCCTATGTGGAACACATGAGAATTCATACGGGAGAGAGACCCTACGGCTGCACCCTGTGTGATGCATccttcaaaagaaaatatactcTAAAGCAGCACATGAGAACCCACACGG TCAACAGTATGTATGGAGGAAAACTACGGCTACTTCTCTGA
- the LOC114155669 gene encoding zinc finger protein OZF-like — protein MEERTRGEQTDPRFQDIQQLMLTKEELPAEEENWTPSPDQNQNSPEIKEEQEETKILEFIFDPVFVKSENEEEKPHLSELPDCHTEEIRNSPEPDECLESDDKDKTSGSSETDVSDGNWEESDRAKPGLDPVINILSVTDIVYDTGKKLHSCTECGKTFNQKSDVLRHSRIHTGEKPFICSICNATFSWKHVLAQHMRTHSGEKPFSCSICGQRFGRKIHVTSHMRSHTTEKPFTCSICGQKFSRRESVTRHMRRHTEEKPFSCSVCGQEFGRKESLTYHMTHHTEEKPYSCSVCNKAFTLKITLMEHTRIHSEERRFNCSVCGAAFKRKYTLAEHTKIHTGERPYSCSVCGQSFVQLISLTRHMRGHTGEKPYCCSTCNKTFKWKQTFLTHIKIHCGE, from the exons atggaggaaCGGACACGCGGAGAGCAGACGGACCCTCGGTTTCAAG ACATCCAGCAACTGATGCTGACAAAAGAGGAACTTCCTGCTGAGGAGGAGAACTGGACTCCCtcaccagaccagaaccagaacagccCTGAAATTAAAGAGGAACAGGAAGAGACGAAGATTCTAGAGTTCATATTCGACCCTGTCTTTGTGAAGAGCGAGAATGAGGAGGAGAAACCTCATCTCTCAGAGCTTCCTGACTGTCACACTGAGGAAATCAGAAACTCGCCAGAACCAGACGAATGTTTAGAATCAGATGATAAAGACAAAACTTCAGGTTCTTCAGAAACAGATGTCAGTGATGGAAACTGGGAGGAGAGCGATAGAGCTAAGCCAGGATTGGACCctgttataaatatattatctGTCACTGATATTGTGTATGACACAGGTAAGAAGCTACACAGCTGCACTGAATGCGGTAAAACTTTTAACCAAAAGTCAGATGTTTTGAGGCACAGCAGAATTCACACAGGAGAAAAACCTTTCATTTGCTCCATCTGCAATGCAACTTTTTCTTGGAAGCACGTCTTGGCCCAACACATGAGAACGCACAGTGGAGAAAAACCCTTCAGCTGCTCCATCTGTGGTCAGCGGTTTGGAAGGAAGATACATGTCACATCTCATATGAGAAGTCATACTACAGAGAAACCTTTCACCTGCTCCATTTGTGGACAAAAGTTCAGCCGGAGAGAAAGTGTGACGCGGCACATGAGACGTCACACTGAAGAAAAACctttcagctgctctgtttgtgGGCAAGAGTTTGGCAGGAAGGAAAGTCTGACCTATCACATGACTCATCACACTGAAGAAAAACCGTACAGCTGCTCCGTCTGTAACaaagcttttactttgaaaataactttaatgGAGCACACGAGAATCCATTCAGAGGAAAGACGATTCAACTGTTCAGTCTGTGGTGcagcttttaaaagaaaatatactttAGCAGAACACACAAAAATCCACACTGGAGAGAGACCTTACAGTTGCTCTGTTTGTGGACAAAGTTTTGTTCAACTTATCAGTCTAACTCGTCATATGAGGGGTCACACGGGAGAAAAACCTTACTGCTGCTCCACCTGCAACAAGACGTTCAAATGGAAACAGACTTTTCTgacacacataaaaatacactGTGGTGAATAA